The region ATATCTAAAGAGACGTACTTCCGTTAACCATAATGATGGACGATTTGGTCGGGAGATAATCCCATGCGTTCATGCCAGATCATGATGTCTTGAACTGTGATCCGGTGCCCAGCAATGCGGGGTTTTCCGACCCAGGTTCCTGGGGTGATCTCAATATGATTGATTAGGGTTGTCGCCATTAGTATTTCCTCTGTATTGCACCATTACCCTCAGTGGCGATCGCCGGGAGTGTTAAGCAACATACTCCCGACCAAAAATAAACTCCACGGTTGTACACGATCGCCGTTTTGATGCAGTCAGTTCAACTAACCTATTTTTTCTGCACCACCCGCACTGGAGTGCCATTTTGTACCATGCCGAACAAAGCCACCACATCTTGATTCCGCATTCTGACGCAACCATGGGAAGCCGCTGTGCCCAGGAAATGCTCATGTTTTTTCGGAGTGCCATGGAAACCAATGGTATTTTTACCATCACTCCAAAAACCGATCCAACGGATACCGATGGGGCCGTCCAAGCTGGCGGCGACCTTTTTGCCATTCCAGGGATTTTCCCAAACCGGATTTTCCACCATTTGAATTACCTGGAAATTACCTTGGGGCGTTTCCCAGCCTTTTTTTCCCACTGCCACGGGGTAACTGGCCAAAATTTTGTCATTTTGGTAGGCGTAAACTTTTCGTTCCCCTAACACCAACACAATATGGGTAGCCAAGGCCTGGCTGTCTGGATTGGTGGGGGTACTGACGGGAGCTGCTGGGGGAATGTAGGTGGATTCGGGAATCGGTTTGAGGGGAGGAATGGCACTACCCCCATTGAGACTACTTTGGGCCTGGACAGTGCTGGGGATAACCAGACTAGTTGCAGTCAAACTAACACCACCCAACCAAAGGGCGACACGGGCTAGGGGAGAGACTTGTTTCTGCATAGGATTGACAAAATTAAAGGGAACGATAGGGTTTTAACAATACGAGATTGAATACAGACCAATAGAAATACTATGTTAGAGGATCATTATCGATGCTGTCTAAGTTCCATGGGCTGGGAAAAAGACGGTGTGGCGATCGCCACGATGCCCCACACTTTAGCTCCCTTTTCTTCCATGACCCGTCGGGCTTCTAGGGCGGTGGTGCCGGTGGTAATAATATCATCCAAAATTAACCAAGGCTGGCGAGTGTTAAACCCTGGCCCCGTAGCGAGGGCAGACTGCAATTCCCGTTGGCGATCGCCGGGGCTAAGACCAAACAACGCTTGGGTATCCTTGGGCCGTTGTAAAGCCTGAGAGCGCAGGGTATAACCTGTGAGGCGGCAAAAACCGACGGCAATTCTTTCCGCTTGGTTAAATCCCCGTTCAGCCTGTTTGCGATTGCTAAGGGGAATAGGCACCACCTGGGGAGTTATTTTAAGTTTAGCTTGGGGTTGTTGTAACCATTGTTCTGCCAACTGCTCTCCCAACCAGAGGCCAATGCCGGGTTGTTGCTCAAACTTCATGACCGTTAAAACTCGCCGCAGTTGCCCTTCGTACTGGCCCCAAACAAAGCGGGGAAATTTTCCTTGCCATTGCCGAAGGTTAGAGGGAAAACGGTGGCTCAAAATTTGTCCAGTGCAATCCCGACAAAAATTATCTTGACTAGGTTTTTGACAAAGAGGACAAGGAGTTTGAAACAAGAGGGAACGAATTGATTGCCACATGGAAGACAAACTTACGGGAATTTAACGCTAGTTAGAAGAAGTATCGGCTCATAACCTAGATACTGTATCCGCCACAATGGCGATCGCCTGGTCAATTTCTGTCTGGGTGGTGAACCGGCTTAAACCAAAACGGAGACTGGCCTGGGCACTGGTTTTATCCCGGCCCAGGGCATACAACACATGGGAAGCTTCGGTGCGGTAGGAAGAACAGGCGGAACCAGAAGATAGGGCCAAGCGGGGTTGCAATGCAGTCAGCAACGCCTTGGGATCGACTCCGGTAATACTGACATTGAGGTTGCCCGGTAACCGTTGTTCATAGTCCCCATTCAGCACCACCCCCGTAATTTTTGCTAGACCCTGCCAGAGTTGATCCCGCAATGCCCGCTGGCGATCGCCTTCTGAAACTAAGTCTTCCCCTGCTATGGCCAAGGCTTTGGCTAAACCGACAATCAACGGCACCGGCAGAGTTCCCGAACGAAAATTCCCTTCCTGTCCCCCCCCCAACAGTTGGGGCGCTAACCTCACCCCCGGATTTTGACGCCGATATAGTCCGCCAACGCCCTTGGGTCCATGGATTTTGTGCCCAGTGAAGGACAATAGATCAATGTTCAATTGCCCCACATCCAGGGGAATTTTGCCCAGGGCTTGAGCCCCATCACAATGGAAAATGATCGATTTTTGGTAACATAACCTGCCAATTTTCTCCAGGGGTTGCACCACGCCAATTTCATTGTTGGCTGCCATCACGGAAACAAGAATGGTATCGGGCCGTAAAGCCCTTTCCAACTCGGTTAAATCCAGTAAACCATTGGGCTGTACGGGCAAATAGGTCACCTCAAACCCCAGGGATTCCAGGTAAAGACAGGGAGCCAACACTGCTTGATGTTCCGTGGCTACGGTCACCAGGTGTTTCCCTTGGGCAAAGTAAGCTTCCGCCACTCCCCGAATGGCCAAATTATTAGCTTCTGTAGCACCGCTGGTGAAAATAATTTCTTCTGGTTGGGCCCCCATGGTCTCGGCAATTTCCTGCCTAGCTTGTTTAATGGCCGCTGAGGCTTGCCAACCGTAAAAATGGGCACTGCCCGCATTGCCATACTGCTCTCTCAGGTAAGGGAGCATGGCTTCTAGTACTCTAGGATCGAGGGCGGTGGTGGCGTGGTTGTCGAAGTAAAGGGGCCGTTCCATGGTGCTTTCCTCAGCTCATTGATCCCGGCAGTTCCTAGATCGCTGGCTAATTTTGTTCAACTTTTGGGAGACTTAAATTTAAGGATAACGTTTTACTTTTTTGGCTCTGTAACCATTGGACAAAGGCGATCGCCAATTAACTGACCGGCCAGTTGATGGCCTTGAACATTCCAATGGCCTACCCCAGGAATGGTGTTATCAAAACCGTGCCAATAGCTCTGCTTCGCATCGGCTTTTTGTTGCATGGTTTTCGCCAGGGTCAACACAGCAAAATTTTCCTTTTGCCCTAATTGTGCCAACCGCTGGTCAGGGTAGAACAAATTCTGCGCCCCCAACTGTTTTAATTGCTCCCGCACTTGGCGATCGGGGTACACCTGGGGAGGGTTACTAATTACCACTGCTAGAAAATCAGCCTTTTCTTCCTTACTTAGCTGACTAATTGCCGTTATTAGGGACTCCGTCGCGGCCCAGGCTTGCTTCCAGGCGGGATCAGTGGGTTCCCGATATAAATTAACGTCGAAATCCAGAGCGGGAATGATGTCAGTATTAGCCTCTTGCTGGGTGGTTAAAGTCCGTTGGGTCACCCATTGCCGTTTGGCTTCGTTGAGCACCTGCAACAGCCGCACCCGGTTGATCAAGCCGTACAGCAATCTTCTTGGAGTACTATCCCGCCGTTGATAGGCACTTGTTTCCTTAAAATCGAACTTCATTTGCCATTTACCTTCCACCTCTTCCCAAAAGGGCGCTAGGCGATCGCCAGGGCTTAACTGTCGAGAATTATTGACAATGTCATTGCCGGTGAAGATTTGTAGCAACACTAAATCCGGTTGGTATTCAATAGCATGGTGCTGGAGGGTTAAATATTCCTGGGCAGTGCCGTAGTCCCCCACGCCAAAATTAATCACTTCCACCGTTTTGCCCATTAAGCCAGGACAGGAGGCCAAATTTTTTTCTATGGCACTCCAATAGGTCTCATCTTCATTAACTTGAATTGCTTCGGAAAAGGAATCCCCCAACACCACAATGCGGTACGTATCCGCCGATTTCTCCTTTTCGTAATGGCGATCGCGCAGGCCGTTGGCGTTAATGCTCACTAAACCATTGCCTTCATGGGTCCAACGGGCGGTGAAATTGGGAATTAAGCTATGACCCCGTTGGGGATCTACTTGGTAAAAGCTGGGATAACTAATCCCCATCAGCCTCAGGGCCA is a window of Synechocystis sp. PCC 7338 DNA encoding:
- a CDS encoding SGNH/GDSL hydrolase family protein, translated to MAKSPQNKQWLANTLLVLGSLCFAVVVTEVALRLMGISYPSFYQVDPQRGHSLIPNFTARWTHEGNGLVSINANGLRDRHYEKEKSADTYRIVVLGDSFSEAIQVNEDETYWSAIEKNLASCPGLMGKTVEVINFGVGDYGTAQEYLTLQHHAIEYQPDLVLLQIFTGNDIVNNSRQLSPGDRLAPFWEEVEGKWQMKFDFKETSAYQRRDSTPRRLLYGLINRVRLLQVLNEAKRQWVTQRTLTTQQEANTDIIPALDFDVNLYREPTDPAWKQAWAATESLITAISQLSKEEKADFLAVVISNPPQVYPDRQVREQLKQLGAQNLFYPDQRLAQLGQKENFAVLTLAKTMQQKADAKQSYWHGFDNTIPGVGHWNVQGHQLAGQLIGDRLCPMVTEPKK
- a CDS encoding ComF family protein → MWQSIRSLLFQTPCPLCQKPSQDNFCRDCTGQILSHRFPSNLRQWQGKFPRFVWGQYEGQLRRVLTVMKFEQQPGIGLWLGEQLAEQWLQQPQAKLKITPQVVPIPLSNRKQAERGFNQAERIAVGFCRLTGYTLRSQALQRPKDTQALFGLSPGDRQRELQSALATGPGFNTRQPWLILDDIITTGTTALEARRVMEEKGAKVWGIVAIATPSFSQPMELRQHR
- a CDS encoding DUF433 domain-containing protein, translated to MATTLINHIEITPGTWVGKPRIAGHRITVQDIMIWHERMGLSPDQIVHHYG
- a CDS encoding L,D-transpeptidase yields the protein MQKQVSPLARVALWLGGVSLTATSLVIPSTVQAQSSLNGGSAIPPLKPIPESTYIPPAAPVSTPTNPDSQALATHIVLVLGERKVYAYQNDKILASYPVAVGKKGWETPQGNFQVIQMVENPVWENPWNGKKVAASLDGPIGIRWIGFWSDGKNTIGFHGTPKKHEHFLGTAASHGCVRMRNQDVVALFGMVQNGTPVRVVQKK
- a CDS encoding cysteine desulfurase family protein, with the protein product MERPLYFDNHATTALDPRVLEAMLPYLREQYGNAGSAHFYGWQASAAIKQARQEIAETMGAQPEEIIFTSGATEANNLAIRGVAEAYFAQGKHLVTVATEHQAVLAPCLYLESLGFEVTYLPVQPNGLLDLTELERALRPDTILVSVMAANNEIGVVQPLEKIGRLCYQKSIIFHCDGAQALGKIPLDVGQLNIDLLSFTGHKIHGPKGVGGLYRRQNPGVRLAPQLLGGGQEGNFRSGTLPVPLIVGLAKALAIAGEDLVSEGDRQRALRDQLWQGLAKITGVVLNGDYEQRLPGNLNVSITGVDPKALLTALQPRLALSSGSACSSYRTEASHVLYALGRDKTSAQASLRFGLSRFTTQTEIDQAIAIVADTVSRL